The Candidatus Zixiibacteriota bacterium genome has a segment encoding these proteins:
- a CDS encoding NAD(+) kinase (catalyzes the phosphorylation of NAD to NADP): MKLGIIANINRPNARSVVERVVSWCRDNSKDFCLSDKLRDILPSELPFSSEEDLVKNCDFMMAMGGDGTMLAVSRLVGKSEVPIFGVNIGSLGFLTEQTPDDLEDGLEKLYNEQFNVEKRIVLKAEVEGSGQSFYALNDFVIDKGNISRMISLSLSANGDYICSYNADGLIVSSPTGSTAYSLAVGGPILNPLMKAMIASPIAPHSLA, from the coding sequence ATGAAACTCGGAATAATCGCAAATATCAATCGTCCCAACGCCCGCAGTGTAGTTGAACGTGTGGTCAGCTGGTGTCGGGACAATTCCAAAGATTTTTGTCTGTCGGATAAGCTCAGAGATATCCTGCCGTCCGAACTGCCCTTTTCATCGGAAGAAGACCTGGTCAAAAATTGTGATTTTATGATGGCCATGGGTGGCGACGGCACCATGCTGGCGGTCTCCCGGCTGGTGGGGAAAAGCGAGGTGCCGATATTCGGTGTCAATATCGGCAGTTTAGGCTTTTTAACCGAGCAGACTCCCGATGATCTCGAGGATGGTCTGGAAAAACTGTACAATGAGCAATTCAATGTTGAAAAGAGGATTGTGCTCAAGGCGGAGGTTGAAGGGAGCGGGCAGTCATTTTACGCCTTAAACGACTTTGTGATTGACAAGGGCAATATCTCGCGCATGATCTCGCTTTCGCTTTCCGCCAACGGGGATTACATCTGTTCATACAATGCCGATGGTCTGATTGTCTCGAGCCCGACCGGTTCGACCGCTTACTCTCTGGCGGTGGGCGGACCGATTTTGAATCCGCTCATGAAGGCCATGATCGCGTCGCCGATCGCGCCTCATTCTCTAGCG